AGATTTTCTCCCCGCAGTCCCCGGCCCCGATGATCAGCATGGCCCGGCCTTTTTTATTTTTTTTCCCAAATATCGATGAAATGATCTGCCGCAAATCCGAAATCCGGAAATCCTGGGTGAAATTTTCAAAACACAACCGGATAAAGACCCTTACCCCGATGATCAGCATGAGGGTCAGGCCCCAGTCAATGACAAAAACAGACCGGGAGACCATGTCAAACCGTGTCCTGTAAAGCACAAATGCGATCAGCACCAAAGAGGCGACCGTGGCGGCCTTGATAACATTGATCAAATCAGCCATGCCGGTATACCGCCACATGCCTTTATACAGCCCCAGCAAATAAAAACAAACCAGCTTGAGAACCACCACCACAGGCAGAAACTGCCGAAACCGCACCATGGCCCAGTCCGGCGGATTGAAATCAAACCGGATCAAATGAGACAGATAAAACGATCCCAACAAAAGCAGGGCATCCAGAAGCAGGATTAAAAGCAGGTTTCTGGTCACTTTAGTTTTCATTGGCACAAAATTTCCTGCGGACAAAAAATGAAAATACCCCAAAAATCAATCCATAAAACATATAGGTTCCTAAAAGAAAAACCATCCCTTTTGGCTGAATTGATATGGCTGAAACCCCGATGGCCAGCTGCATCAGACCGTATCCCAGAGAGATTTTAAAATGATTCATGCCCGCCTCATTGGCCAGCACCTGGTAGATATGCTTGCGATGGGGCTTTATCAAAGAATCTTTGTGCCGAATTCTCACCACCATGGTGAACAGCTCATCCATATAAAACGGAGCCAGAAATCCGGCCATGACCAGAAAATCCATGACATTTTCAGACAACACAATCACCAGGCAGGCAAACAAAAATCCCAAAAGGATGCTGCCCACATCCCCTAGAAACACCCGGGCTTTCGGAACATTGAAACACAAAAACCCCAGGCATGAAAAAGCCATCACCAGACTCAATGAGGCGTATGCCGGATCCAGGCCCGAAGTCCGGGCATAAAAAGCCATCAGCAAAAAAGCCAGAAACCCGGTAACACCTGCAATGCCGTCAATACCGTCCATGAAATTGAAAAAATTGGCCGTTCCCGCAATAAACACCACAGCCGGCAGCCAGATGACATAGGTGCCCATGCCCGCCTGTTTTGAAGCCAGAAAAAAGACCAGAAAAAACAAAGCGCACCCAAAATGTACCAAAAGCCTTATAGAGACCGGCAGAATATGTTTATCCGCTCCCCAGAAACTAGCCAGAGATATCACTGCTGAAGGAAGCCACACAAACCAGGGAATCTTCAGTATCAGACTGGAAAGCAGCAGGGCCGCCAGAATACCGAATCCCGCCCCTTTGGGGATGGCTTCGGTATGTGAACTCCGGCCGTTGGGAATGTCCATTATGCCCAGCTGCTCACCATACCGCATCATCAGCCAGGACCCGGCAACGCCCAATAAAAAACCCGACAATAGGATAACTATCATTTCCTGTATCTCTTGATTAGAAATTTTTTACGGGGTGCATAACCAAAATCATGCACTGCCTCGGAAGAATCAAACACCAGGTCCTGGTTCATCCGTTGAACCATGGCCATGGTCCAGTGGCGGTACCGGGGAATCACCCGCAACCCGCTCAATGCCAGCACAAAAATCCATCCGGGAAAAGACGGCAGCATCGGCTTGCGGCCCAGGCCGTCAAACACCCGGACCACCATTTCCCGATAGGTCAGGGTTTCTCCGCCGGCCAGGTTATAGGCCCGGTTCACCACATGCGTGGCATCCAGGGCTGCCAGACAGGCCGCAGCCACATCCTGGGCATGCACCGGCTGCCGCTTTCCACAGGCTTTGCCCAGCAGCGGAAAGAATCCCAGCCGATTCACGATGGCGGCAATTTCTGAAATGTTTTTATCATTGCCATCGCCATAGATCAACGTCGGCCGCAAAATGATCCAGTCCACACCCCTGGCCGCTCCCCAGGTGCGCAGAAACGACTCGCCGCCCGCCAGTTTTCGGGCCACTCCGCGCTCATAAAGATCTTCAGAACGGTCTTTGACAAGACAGCTGGTGGAAGAAAGTGCCACCAGGCGTTTTGCGCCGCGCTCTGCCAGCCAGCCACCATATTCCGGCAGCACCCAGATGGGAAACAGACTGATCCAAAGGGTGATGGTTTCTGTTGCCGGCGCATCGACAGACAAAGGCTGCCATTGCATATTATCTTGACCCCAATTGATTCTTTGCCGGGAAAATGCCGTGACCCTGCAGCCCTTCCCGGCCAGCAGAGGGATTAAAAAAGACCCGACCAGTCCCGAAGCACCCAAAACACCGATATGAGGGTTATGCATGGCCTGACCCCCGCAATCGATTACCGGCCCAGTGATACAGCGTTACCAGGCCAAAGCGGAGCCATACACTGGCTTTTACCAGCCACATCAGCAGCCCCGGATATTGATGCCGGAAAAATTTGTCGTAAAACCGCAGCATCCCTTTGTGTTTATATAACTCCACCGCAATGGGCCGGGAAATGCTGCAATGGCCCTGGTGATGAATGGCCGATGCATCCGGAACAAACAGGATCTGCCAGCCTTTTTGACGGAACCGCATGCACCAGTCCAGGTCCTCGCAATGCATGAAATAATGATCATCCAGGGGGCCTACATCCTCCAGCGCCTTTCGGGTGACCAGCATGAACGCCCCGGAGATCGCCTCCGCCTCAACCGGGTTGTCCGGCAGCGGGGTGGAATTCAGGGAAATACTTTGAAACCGGGGATGACCGGGAAACACCTTGTCCAAATGCAAGACCCGCACCAGAGAACGCCAGGGCGTAGGCACCTGCCGCCGGCATCCGGCCTGCTCACTGCCGTCTGGGTTGCGCAGCAGGCACCCGGCCATGCCGGCATCCGGATTTTCATCCAGCACCTGTGCAACGGTTTCAATGGTATCGGTTTTCAACACACAGTCCGGATTCAACAGCAGTAAAAACTTTCCTTTTGCCTTTTCAAGCAATCGGTTGACACCGGCGGCAAAACCGATATTTTCTGAATACCGGAACAACGCAAAGCGCGATTCACCGGCAAATGCTTTTTCCAATGAATCAGGACTGCCATCTGCAGATGCATTATCCCACACCAGTACCTGTACCCTGACAGAGGAAATCAGGACGGCTCTGACACTGTCCAAAACCAGTTCTCCGCCATTATAATTGACAATCAAAACCGAACAGATGGGAACTATATCTGTCACTTTATTTTGTCTCATTTTTTTTGGGCCAGGGGATTACACTGCGGTCTA
Above is a window of Desulfotignum balticum DSM 7044 DNA encoding:
- a CDS encoding UDP-N-acetylmuramyl pentapeptide phosphotransferase, giving the protein MIVILLSGFLLGVAGSWLMMRYGEQLGIMDIPNGRSSHTEAIPKGAGFGILAALLLSSLILKIPWFVWLPSAVISLASFWGADKHILPVSIRLLVHFGCALFFLVFFLASKQAGMGTYVIWLPAVVFIAGTANFFNFMDGIDGIAGVTGFLAFLLMAFYARTSGLDPAYASLSLVMAFSCLGFLCFNVPKARVFLGDVGSILLGFLFACLVIVLSENVMDFLVMAGFLAPFYMDELFTMVVRIRHKDSLIKPHRKHIYQVLANEAGMNHFKISLGYGLMQLAIGVSAISIQPKGMVFLLGTYMFYGLIFGVFSFFVRRKFCANEN
- a CDS encoding NAD-dependent epimerase/dehydratase family protein, producing MHNPHIGVLGASGLVGSFLIPLLAGKGCRVTAFSRQRINWGQDNMQWQPLSVDAPATETITLWISLFPIWVLPEYGGWLAERGAKRLVALSSTSCLVKDRSEDLYERGVARKLAGGESFLRTWGAARGVDWIILRPTLIYGDGNDKNISEIAAIVNRLGFFPLLGKACGKRQPVHAQDVAAACLAALDATHVVNRAYNLAGGETLTYREMVVRVFDGLGRKPMLPSFPGWIFVLALSGLRVIPRYRHWTMAMVQRMNQDLVFDSSEAVHDFGYAPRKKFLIKRYRK
- a CDS encoding glycosyltransferase family 2 protein; this translates as MTDIVPICSVLIVNYNGGELVLDSVRAVLISSVRVQVLVWDNASADGSPDSLEKAFAGESRFALFRYSENIGFAAGVNRLLEKAKGKFLLLLNPDCVLKTDTIETVAQVLDENPDAGMAGCLLRNPDGSEQAGCRRQVPTPWRSLVRVLHLDKVFPGHPRFQSISLNSTPLPDNPVEAEAISGAFMLVTRKALEDVGPLDDHYFMHCEDLDWCMRFRQKGWQILFVPDASAIHHQGHCSISRPIAVELYKHKGMLRFYDKFFRHQYPGLLMWLVKASVWLRFGLVTLYHWAGNRLRGSGHA